The following coding sequences are from one Pseudomonas oryzae window:
- a CDS encoding ABC transporter permease: MFEQLALLSLGEGGWGMALLAGALVTLSLALACVPLGLSLGLIVALGARSPRRWQRALSSLFATVFRGLPELLTLLIVYYGCQIGLQKLLAHFGHHTEVTFNAFLAAMVAFSLVFAAFSSQVWLGAFKVVGKGQYDAAQVLSLSHATTFFKVILPQLTRVALPGLSNNWLSLLKDTSLVSTISLVDMMRQTTLAVGATKEPMLFYGCACLIYLFFSALSGRVFSYAEKRFSIGHRSQRA, encoded by the coding sequence ATGTTCGAGCAGTTGGCTCTCCTTTCCCTGGGTGAAGGCGGTTGGGGCATGGCCCTGTTGGCCGGCGCCCTGGTCACCCTGTCCCTAGCGCTGGCCTGCGTTCCATTGGGGCTTTCGCTGGGGCTGATCGTCGCACTCGGTGCCCGCTCGCCCCGCCGCTGGCAGCGCGCCTTGTCTTCGCTCTTCGCCACGGTCTTCCGTGGCCTGCCGGAACTGCTGACGCTGTTGATCGTCTACTACGGTTGCCAGATCGGCTTGCAGAAGCTGCTGGCCCATTTCGGCCATCACACCGAAGTCACCTTCAATGCCTTCCTCGCCGCCATGGTCGCCTTCAGCCTGGTGTTCGCCGCCTTTTCCAGCCAGGTCTGGCTGGGGGCCTTCAAGGTGGTGGGCAAGGGGCAGTACGACGCGGCCCAGGTGCTGAGTCTTTCGCATGCCACCACCTTTTTCAAAGTGATCTTGCCGCAGCTGACCCGGGTTGCCCTGCCCGGTCTGTCGAACAACTGGCTGAGCCTGCTCAAGGACACGTCTCTGGTGTCCACCATCTCCCTGGTGGACATGATGCGCCAGACGACTCTGGCGGTGGGCGCCACCAAGGAACCGATGCTGTTCTACGGCTGCGCCTGCCTGATCTATCTCTTCTTCTCTGCCCTTTCCGGCCGCGTCTTCAGCTACGCCGAGAAGCGCTTCAGCATTGGCCACAGGAGTCAACGCGCATGA
- a CDS encoding ABC transporter permease, with protein MSEFLHFFVDPHLLERYGPGLLNGLWVTAQLVAVSFTLGLMLGLLLTLARNSGSRLLRGVSGGYIYLLRGTPLLAQLFLLYYGVGSFREFWQDVGLWWFFRDAWYCALLAFTLNTAAYQAEIFRGSLLAIAPGQYEACSALGLSRATTFFRVVLPQSMLVAIPPLGNELILMIKASAIASLVTIHDLMGVAKAGFSRTFDFQLYFWAAVLYLVLVELIRRGLLLAEGRLGRHLH; from the coding sequence ATGAGCGAATTCCTGCATTTCTTCGTCGATCCCCACCTGCTCGAACGCTACGGTCCAGGTCTCCTCAATGGCCTGTGGGTGACCGCCCAACTGGTGGCAGTCTCCTTCACCCTCGGTCTCATGCTGGGGCTGTTGCTGACCCTAGCGCGCAACTCCGGCAGTCGCCTTCTGCGTGGCGTGAGCGGCGGCTACATCTACCTGCTCCGGGGAACGCCGCTGCTGGCCCAGTTGTTCCTGCTTTACTACGGTGTCGGCTCGTTCCGCGAGTTCTGGCAGGACGTGGGGCTCTGGTGGTTCTTTCGAGACGCCTGGTACTGCGCACTGCTGGCCTTCACTTTGAACACCGCCGCCTACCAGGCAGAGATCTTCCGCGGCAGTCTGCTCGCCATCGCCCCCGGTCAGTACGAGGCTTGCTCGGCGCTCGGGCTATCCCGTGCCACCACCTTCTTCAGGGTGGTGCTGCCGCAATCGATGCTGGTGGCCATCCCGCCGCTGGGCAACGAGCTGATCCTGATGATCAAGGCCAGCGCTATTGCCTCCCTGGTGACCATCCACGACTTGATGGGCGTGGCCAAGGCGGGCTTCTCCCGCACATTCGACTTTCAGCTCTACTTCTGGGCCGCAGTCCTCTATCTGGTGCTGGTCGAACTGATTCGGCGCGGTCTGCTACTGGCCGAGGGGCGCCTGGGCCGCCACCTGCACTAG
- a CDS encoding FAD-dependent oxidoreductase → MDCDILVLGAGIVGVSTALHLQARGRDVCLIDRAEPGSGTSHGNAGLIERASVVPYAFPRSFTALLRYGLNRQPDVRYSPAYLPKIAPWLASYWHHSSAHRLEEASRAMLPLVERCVEEHDHWVAEAGLGHLIRARGWMDVYRSRAALDQAAAEARALSRFGLRFDVLEAATLRQREPRLGSVAAGCIHWHDPKTVLDPGALVRGYAELFVRRGGRLLQGDATRLRQQNGGWSVDAGGGELRAREAVVALGPQAGELFRRLGYRIPLAIKRGYHMHYAPAEGAELGHSVCDAQGGYVLAPMARGIRLTTGIEFAHPDDPTNEIQLRRAERLARELFPLGLRLDAEPWLGRRPCLPDMRPVIGPAPDHPGLWFNFGHAHHGLTLGPVSGRLLAEMMTGARPFTDPTPYGAQRFR, encoded by the coding sequence ATGGACTGCGACATCCTTGTCTTGGGCGCCGGCATCGTCGGCGTCTCCACCGCCCTGCACCTGCAGGCGCGTGGTCGTGACGTCTGCTTGATCGACCGCGCCGAGCCGGGCTCGGGCACCAGCCACGGCAATGCCGGCCTGATCGAGCGCGCCAGTGTGGTGCCTTATGCCTTCCCACGCAGCTTCACGGCGCTGCTGCGCTATGGCCTAAACCGCCAGCCTGATGTGCGCTACAGCCCGGCGTACTTGCCGAAGATCGCTCCTTGGCTCGCGTCCTATTGGCACCACTCATCCGCGCACCGGCTGGAAGAGGCGTCCCGGGCCATGTTACCGCTGGTAGAGCGCTGCGTGGAGGAACACGACCATTGGGTGGCCGAAGCCGGACTTGGCCACCTGATCCGCGCGCGGGGCTGGATGGACGTCTACCGTAGCCGCGCGGCCCTCGACCAGGCGGCTGCTGAGGCGCGAGCGCTCAGCCGCTTCGGCCTGCGCTTCGATGTGCTGGAGGCGGCCACCCTGCGCCAGCGCGAACCGCGGCTCGGCTCGGTTGCCGCCGGTTGCATCCACTGGCACGACCCCAAGACGGTGCTCGACCCCGGCGCCCTGGTGCGCGGCTATGCCGAGCTCTTCGTGCGTCGGGGCGGCCGCCTGCTCCAGGGGGACGCCACCCGCCTGCGCCAACAGAATGGCGGTTGGAGCGTGGACGCTGGCGGCGGCGAGCTGCGGGCCCGCGAGGCGGTGGTGGCCCTGGGACCGCAAGCGGGAGAGCTGTTCCGCCGCCTGGGCTACCGCATCCCCCTGGCCATCAAACGCGGCTACCACATGCACTACGCGCCGGCCGAAGGCGCCGAGCTGGGCCATTCCGTCTGTGATGCCCAGGGCGGCTACGTGCTGGCGCCGATGGCGCGGGGCATTCGCCTGACCACCGGCATTGAGTTCGCCCACCCTGACGATCCGACCAACGAGATCCAGCTGCGCCGCGCCGAGCGCCTGGCCCGCGAGCTGTTCCCTTTGGGCCTGCGCCTGGACGCCGAGCCCTGGCTGGGGCGCCGTCCCTGCCTGCCGGATATGCGCCCGGTGATAGGCCCGGCACCGGATCATCCGGGCCTCTGGTTCAACTTCGGTCACGCCCACCACGGCTTGACCCTGGGCCCGGTCAGCGGCCGCCTGCTGGCGGAGATGATGACTGGCGCCCGCCCCTTTACCGACCCGACTCCCTATGGCGCCCAGCGATTCCGCTGA
- a CDS encoding amino acid ABC transporter ATP-binding protein: MKATPAQPPHLTAAPQTPAVVIEGLEKNYGDFTVLKGIDLVVRPGERIVLCGPSGSGKSTLIRCINRLESASGGRILVNGCDLMAEPQRSVDVLREVGMVFQHFNLFPHMSVLDNCTLAPMSVRGLTRAQAEERAREYLRKVGIENHAHKYPSQLSGGQQQRVAIARALCMEPKIMLFDEPTSALDPEMVGEVLDVMVKLAGSGMTMLCVTHEMGFARQVAERVLFLEGGRIVEDSPPETFFNAPKSERAKAFLAQILH, translated from the coding sequence ATGAAAGCCACCCCCGCCCAACCGCCCCACCTGACCGCCGCGCCACAGACGCCCGCGGTGGTGATTGAGGGCCTCGAGAAAAACTACGGTGACTTCACCGTGCTCAAGGGCATCGACCTAGTGGTCCGGCCGGGTGAGCGCATTGTCCTTTGCGGGCCCTCGGGCTCCGGCAAGTCCACCCTGATCCGCTGCATCAATCGGCTGGAGAGTGCCAGTGGCGGGCGTATTCTCGTCAACGGCTGCGACCTGATGGCCGAGCCCCAGCGCAGCGTCGACGTGCTGCGGGAGGTGGGCATGGTGTTCCAGCACTTCAACCTGTTCCCGCACATGAGCGTGCTGGATAACTGCACCCTGGCGCCCATGTCGGTGCGCGGCCTCACCCGCGCCCAGGCGGAGGAGCGTGCCCGCGAGTACCTGCGCAAGGTCGGCATCGAAAACCATGCGCACAAGTACCCGAGCCAGCTTTCTGGCGGCCAGCAGCAGCGCGTGGCCATCGCCCGGGCGCTGTGCATGGAGCCGAAGATCATGCTGTTCGATGAGCCCACCTCGGCGCTGGACCCGGAAATGGTCGGCGAGGTGCTGGACGTCATGGTGAAGCTGGCGGGTAGCGGAATGACCATGCTCTGTGTGACCCACGAGATGGGTTTTGCCCGTCAGGTGGCGGAGCGGGTGTTATTCCTGGAGGGTGGGCGCATCGTCGAGGATAGTCCGCCCGAGACCTTCTTCAACGCGCCAAAGAGCGAGCGGGCGAAGGCGTTCCTCGCGCAGATCCTGCACTGA
- a CDS encoding winged helix-turn-helix transcriptional regulator → MIEQLIELRRSRKTYRQIAQMLGLAVSTVARHLKQAGFHRLAELEPAGFYPVSTDIFE, encoded by the coding sequence ATGATCGAACAATTGATTGAGCTGCGCAGATCCCGCAAGACCTACCGACAGATCGCCCAGATGCTCGGGCTGGCCGTTAGCACTGTCGCCCGCCATCTCAAGCAAGCAGGTTTTCACCGATTGGCCGAGCTGGAGCCGGCCGGGTTCTACCCCGTTAGCACGGACATTTTCGAGTAA
- a CDS encoding helix-turn-helix domain-containing protein: MLNGLCVEDAAQAAGVSVRTAYKWLRRFREGASRACWIAHHARTHALMPLQAP, from the coding sequence ATGCTCAATGGCCTGTGTGTCGAGGATGCTGCACAAGCCGCTGGCGTGAGTGTCCGCACGGCCTACAAGTGGCTCAGACGCTTTCGTGAGGGGGCGAGTCGGGCCTGCTGGATTGCTCATCACGCCCGCACTCATGCCCTCATGCCACTGCAGGCGCCATGA
- a CDS encoding substrate-binding periplasmic protein, with protein sequence MPKCLPLALAGTLLLVAGLARAGVDENYSVVLLTENYPPYNMAINGKNFAQEDNIDGIAVDIVREMFKRAGVKYSLTLRFPWDRIYKLALEKPGYGVFVTARLPEREQSFKWVGPIGVDDWVMLARADSSIALSNLDDARKYKVGAYKGDATAEYLVQQKLEPVTTLRDQENATKLEKGQIDLWATGDPAGSYLAKQDGVEGLKTVLRFKQAELYLALNRDVPDEIVQKLQGALDEMRTEGFVDEILNSYR encoded by the coding sequence ATGCCGAAATGCTTGCCGCTGGCCCTGGCCGGCACCCTGTTGCTAGTCGCCGGACTCGCCCGTGCCGGGGTTGATGAGAACTACAGTGTCGTCCTGCTGACGGAGAACTACCCGCCCTACAATATGGCGATCAACGGGAAGAACTTCGCCCAGGAAGACAACATCGATGGTATCGCCGTCGACATCGTCCGCGAGATGTTCAAGCGCGCCGGAGTCAAGTACAGCCTGACCCTGCGCTTCCCCTGGGATCGTATCTACAAGCTGGCGCTAGAGAAGCCAGGTTACGGAGTGTTTGTCACCGCGCGATTGCCCGAGCGCGAGCAGTCGTTCAAGTGGGTTGGTCCCATCGGCGTGGACGACTGGGTGATGCTGGCCCGCGCCGACAGTTCGATTGCCCTCTCGAACTTAGACGACGCGCGCAAGTACAAGGTAGGCGCCTACAAGGGCGACGCCACCGCCGAGTATCTGGTCCAACAGAAACTGGAACCGGTCACCACCCTACGTGACCAGGAAAACGCGACGAAGCTGGAAAAGGGCCAGATTGACCTCTGGGCCACCGGCGACCCGGCCGGCAGCTACCTGGCCAAGCAGGATGGCGTAGAGGGGTTGAAGACCGTGCTGCGCTTCAAGCAGGCTGAGCTCTACCTGGCGTTGAACCGCGATGTGCCGGACGAGATCGTGCAGAAGCTGCAGGGCGCGCTAGACGAGATGCGCACCGAGGGCTTCGTCGACGAAATCCTCAACAGCTACCGCTAA
- a CDS encoding NAD-dependent succinate-semialdehyde dehydrogenase, giving the protein MTYPNTQLFINGKWQDAADGRTLAVLNPATGKEIGRVACATKSDLERSVVATLEGFRMWRDMTAAARSQIMRRAAGLLRERAEAIAQVLTQEQGKPVREARGEVLAGANIIEWFAEEGFRVYGRIVPSRTDPAIRQTVVRDPVGPVAAFTPWNFPINQLVLKVSAALAAGCSVIAKAAEETPAAPAALVAAFADAGLPPGVLGLVYGDPGEISSYLIAHPAIRKVTFTGSTPVGKHLAALAGTHMKRSTMELGGHAPVIICEDADIDLAVESAAMAKFRNAGQVCISPTRFLVHESVADTFATALSKRAQNLNVGNGLDEGTEMGPLANYRRVAAMAEFLQDAEAKGAQILAGGSRIGEEGNFWAPTVLMNVPLDAKIFNEEPFGPIAPIRTFTDLNDAISEANRLSFGLAGYAFTSSLRNADLISRRVEVGMLWLNMPASTSPEMPFGGIKDSGYGSEGGPEALEAYLNVRSVVVRNC; this is encoded by the coding sequence ATGACCTATCCAAACACCCAACTCTTCATAAACGGAAAGTGGCAGGATGCGGCGGATGGCCGGACCTTGGCCGTTCTCAATCCAGCCACAGGAAAGGAGATCGGACGTGTAGCCTGTGCCACGAAGTCTGATCTTGAGAGATCCGTTGTCGCGACGCTCGAAGGCTTTCGAATGTGGCGCGATATGACGGCAGCAGCCCGTAGCCAAATCATGCGTCGCGCAGCGGGCCTGCTGCGAGAACGTGCGGAAGCCATCGCTCAAGTTCTGACTCAAGAGCAAGGTAAACCCGTACGTGAAGCGAGGGGCGAAGTGCTTGCCGGTGCGAACATCATCGAATGGTTCGCTGAGGAGGGGTTCCGTGTATATGGACGTATTGTCCCGTCTCGAACTGACCCGGCGATTCGCCAAACTGTAGTCAGAGATCCGGTCGGGCCGGTTGCCGCGTTTACTCCCTGGAACTTCCCCATCAACCAGCTGGTACTGAAGGTGAGTGCAGCATTGGCAGCTGGCTGCTCCGTAATCGCCAAAGCAGCAGAAGAAACCCCCGCCGCCCCTGCGGCCTTGGTGGCAGCCTTTGCCGATGCAGGCCTTCCTCCAGGTGTTCTCGGCCTCGTCTATGGCGATCCGGGGGAGATCTCGAGCTACTTGATTGCACACCCGGCTATCCGCAAAGTCACCTTCACCGGGTCGACGCCAGTAGGTAAGCACCTTGCTGCTTTGGCAGGCACCCACATGAAACGCTCGACAATGGAGTTGGGCGGCCACGCGCCGGTCATCATTTGCGAGGATGCAGACATCGATCTGGCGGTCGAATCGGCGGCAATGGCCAAATTCCGTAATGCGGGCCAGGTCTGCATCTCGCCAACGAGGTTCCTCGTCCACGAAAGTGTCGCAGATACCTTCGCGACTGCGCTGAGCAAGCGCGCGCAGAACCTGAATGTAGGTAACGGCCTGGATGAAGGAACCGAGATGGGGCCCTTGGCGAACTATCGTCGAGTGGCTGCGATGGCAGAGTTCCTACAGGACGCCGAAGCAAAAGGCGCGCAGATCCTGGCAGGTGGGTCGCGAATCGGTGAGGAAGGAAACTTCTGGGCACCTACGGTACTAATGAATGTGCCGCTGGATGCCAAGATTTTCAATGAAGAGCCTTTCGGCCCCATCGCACCAATCCGCACCTTTACTGATCTGAATGATGCAATCTCGGAGGCGAATCGGCTGTCATTCGGGCTGGCAGGCTATGCATTTACCAGCTCCTTGAGGAACGCGGACTTGATCTCGCGTCGAGTCGAAGTTGGGATGCTGTGGTTGAATATGCCCGCATCTACCAGTCCAGAAATGCCCTTTGGGGGCATCAAGGATTCCGGATATGGCTCCGAAGGTGGTCCTGAGGCCTTAGAGGCCTACTTGAACGTCCGTTCTGTCGTGGTGAGGAACTGCTAA
- a CDS encoding acetolactate synthase large subunit: MNGAKSLVETLLASGVDTCFANPGTSEMHFVAALDQIPGMKCVLGLQENIVTGMADGYFRIARKPACTLLHCGPGLANGLGNLHNARRARSGIVNIVGDQATYHRPFDAPLTADTDGMARTVSQWVQTSTSPAGLGHDAALAVRAAKTYPGQIATLILPADVSWEGGGVVAAPITPPAPPAIDGHVVENAARILRNNQNVLILLAGHGVLSAAQALAWRIASATGAKVMADYVSAHVARGRGRMQLDRVPYDMDAAISALQPFEHIILVNAKPPVGFFGYPELPSRQYSPTTQLHVLSRPDQDAVGALKALVDALSAPEVENSDPGPRPETVSGTPTPEGLAQTLAALMPENSIISDESISYGRGFYKFTHAAPAHDWLHLAGGAIGDGMPVATGAAIGAGKQRRVINLQADGSAMYSLQSLWTQARDQLPVTTIILNNSKYNILIGEYKNVGAVPGDTAMSMLDLGNPFLNWVQLANGMGVEAARATTLDECADLMKSSFNRNGPFLIELMI; encoded by the coding sequence ATGAATGGTGCTAAGAGTTTGGTTGAGACACTTCTGGCTTCGGGTGTGGATACTTGCTTTGCAAATCCCGGGACTAGTGAAATGCACTTTGTCGCCGCGCTAGACCAAATTCCTGGAATGAAATGTGTGTTGGGTTTGCAGGAAAACATTGTGACCGGAATGGCGGATGGCTACTTCCGTATCGCTCGCAAGCCGGCCTGTACGCTCCTTCATTGTGGCCCCGGCCTGGCAAATGGCTTGGGAAATCTCCACAACGCTCGGCGGGCGCGTAGCGGTATCGTGAACATCGTGGGCGACCAAGCCACGTACCATCGCCCATTCGATGCACCGCTAACCGCAGATACGGATGGCATGGCCCGAACCGTGTCCCAGTGGGTGCAAACGAGCACCAGTCCGGCTGGCTTGGGGCACGATGCAGCTCTCGCAGTCCGTGCGGCGAAGACTTATCCCGGCCAGATTGCGACGCTTATCCTGCCTGCCGACGTCTCATGGGAAGGGGGCGGCGTGGTTGCCGCACCTATTACACCGCCTGCACCTCCCGCTATTGATGGGCATGTAGTTGAAAATGCGGCTCGTATCTTGCGGAACAACCAGAACGTGCTGATTCTCCTTGCCGGCCACGGGGTTCTGAGCGCGGCGCAAGCTCTTGCCTGGCGCATCGCAAGTGCAACCGGTGCCAAAGTCATGGCCGACTATGTGAGCGCTCATGTGGCGCGGGGCCGTGGTCGGATGCAACTGGACCGCGTTCCCTACGACATGGATGCTGCCATCTCGGCTCTCCAGCCTTTCGAGCACATCATTCTGGTGAACGCCAAGCCGCCGGTTGGTTTCTTTGGGTATCCGGAGCTTCCATCTAGGCAGTATTCACCTACCACGCAACTGCATGTGCTCTCGCGACCCGATCAGGATGCTGTGGGTGCTCTGAAGGCGCTGGTTGACGCACTGAGCGCTCCCGAGGTTGAAAATTCCGATCCAGGCCCTCGTCCGGAGACTGTCAGTGGCACCCCCACTCCGGAAGGTCTGGCTCAAACATTGGCAGCGCTGATGCCTGAGAACTCCATCATCTCTGACGAAAGCATCTCGTACGGTCGCGGTTTCTACAAATTCACCCACGCGGCTCCCGCACACGACTGGTTGCACCTGGCCGGCGGTGCAATCGGTGACGGAATGCCGGTGGCGACAGGTGCCGCAATCGGTGCCGGTAAGCAACGTCGAGTGATTAACCTGCAGGCAGACGGTTCTGCCATGTACTCCCTGCAGTCTCTCTGGACCCAAGCTCGCGACCAGCTGCCCGTTACGACCATCATTCTTAACAACAGCAAGTACAACATCCTGATCGGCGAATACAAAAACGTCGGCGCGGTTCCCGGTGACACTGCAATGAGCATGCTGGACCTGGGTAACCCTTTCCTCAACTGGGTCCAGCTTGCCAATGGCATGGGGGTTGAGGCGGCGCGTGCCACGACTCTTGACGAGTGTGCAGACCTCATGAAGAGCAGCTTTAACCGAAATGGCCCCTTCCTGATTGAGCTTATGATATGA
- a CDS encoding aminotransferase-like domain-containing protein encodes MYSFSPAFVTPMSSPIRDLFKYLSEPGMISFAGGYPDPEMFDVEGLREASVKAFQNSRTCLQYGGTDGSPELKAQIIRIMRSRGASAQPENVIVTTGSQQAFDLLMRVLVSAGDRVLVEQPTYTTNIQALHTYQARMTPVPIDADGLDIAALERLLANAEADADLPKLLYTVPTFGNPSGATLSLARRLRLLELAVQYRFVIVEDDPYSELRFSGEPVSSLLALAKQVPGASDWIVYLASLSKIVAPGIRVGWAIAPTEIARRIYVAKQSADVGSSPWTQGIAAEYLASGKLEAHLEKIRQGYGEKCRALSQGLKDLVGDAITFHEPQGGMFIWAKLTGGYKAAGLLHEAIPRKVIFVPGTGFHAVDPDYSTLRLSFSAPTQDEIFEGVRRLGEALVAVHATARSH; translated from the coding sequence ATGTACAGCTTTTCCCCTGCCTTCGTTACTCCTATGAGTTCCCCTATTCGGGACCTTTTTAAGTATCTCAGTGAACCGGGGATGATTTCTTTCGCGGGTGGCTACCCAGATCCCGAAATGTTCGATGTGGAAGGTCTGAGAGAGGCTTCTGTAAAAGCGTTTCAGAATAGCCGCACCTGTCTGCAATATGGTGGGACAGATGGAAGCCCTGAGCTGAAGGCTCAGATTATCCGGATCATGCGGAGTAGAGGCGCAAGCGCCCAGCCAGAGAACGTTATTGTTACGACAGGCTCACAGCAAGCATTCGATCTTCTAATGCGCGTGCTTGTTAGTGCTGGTGACCGCGTACTTGTCGAGCAACCTACCTATACGACCAACATCCAGGCCCTACATACCTATCAGGCGCGAATGACGCCTGTTCCAATTGACGCCGATGGATTAGATATAGCCGCGCTTGAGCGGCTTCTCGCGAACGCAGAGGCAGATGCTGACCTCCCGAAACTGCTATACACAGTTCCGACTTTTGGTAATCCATCGGGCGCTACTTTGTCGTTGGCGCGGCGCCTCCGTCTGCTCGAGCTCGCTGTCCAATACAGGTTTGTGATCGTCGAAGACGACCCCTACAGTGAACTGCGCTTCTCTGGCGAACCCGTTTCTTCATTACTGGCGTTGGCAAAGCAAGTGCCTGGTGCCTCCGATTGGATCGTATACCTCGCAAGCCTTTCAAAGATCGTTGCGCCAGGTATCCGTGTCGGCTGGGCGATTGCGCCAACTGAAATAGCTCGGCGTATCTATGTCGCTAAACAGAGTGCTGATGTGGGGAGTTCACCTTGGACACAGGGTATCGCTGCCGAGTACCTCGCCAGCGGCAAGCTTGAAGCCCATCTGGAAAAGATCCGTCAGGGTTATGGGGAAAAGTGTCGAGCACTGAGTCAAGGGCTAAAAGATTTGGTGGGCGATGCAATTACTTTTCACGAGCCACAGGGCGGCATGTTCATTTGGGCCAAACTGACCGGTGGGTACAAAGCTGCAGGCCTGCTACACGAAGCGATTCCTCGCAAAGTCATTTTCGTACCAGGAACAGGGTTCCATGCAGTAGACCCTGATTACTCAACTCTACGACTGTCGTTTTCCGCGCCAACTCAGGACGAAATTTTCGAAGGAGTTCGTAGGCTGGGAGAAGCACTTGTTGCGGTTCATGCAACTGCTCGGAGTCACTAG
- a CDS encoding aspartate aminotransferase family protein, translated as MSQSNLSLAEKDVKHHLHPYTDARLHQDVGPLIIDRGEGVYVFDVEGKRYIEAMSGLWSVALGFSNERLVKAAEQQMRKLPFYHIFTHKGHGPSIELAEKLIEIAPVPMSKVFFTNSGSEANDTVVKMLWYRNNALGKPEKKKFISRLNAYHGITAVSASLTGLPVNQRGFDVPLPGFHHVSCPHFYRNGQPGETEEQFADRMASELESVILREGPETIAAFYGEPLMGAGGVIVPPRTYWEKMQAVCRKYDILIVADEVICGFGRTGKMFGCETFGIRPDVMVISKQMSSSYQPIAAILINEKVFEGIADQSSALGTLGHGFTGSGHPVASAVALENIKIIQEQNLVEHAAEMGEVLQAKLAGFADHPMVGEVRGCGLIAAVELVADRKTKAPFETVGRLGRYLAARAQAHGMITRPIGDSIAFCPPLISTKQEIQEIADIFGKAFEDTERWFNQGGK; from the coding sequence ATGAGCCAATCAAATCTTTCGCTTGCTGAAAAGGATGTCAAGCACCATCTCCATCCATACACCGATGCACGTCTGCACCAGGACGTGGGTCCGCTGATCATTGATCGCGGCGAAGGTGTTTATGTCTTTGATGTCGAGGGTAAGCGTTATATCGAGGCTATGTCTGGCCTGTGGAGTGTTGCGCTGGGTTTCAGCAATGAGCGCTTGGTTAAGGCTGCCGAACAGCAAATGCGTAAGCTGCCCTTCTATCATATCTTTACCCATAAGGGCCATGGCCCGAGTATCGAGCTTGCGGAGAAGCTGATAGAGATCGCTCCTGTGCCAATGAGTAAGGTGTTCTTCACAAACTCTGGCTCTGAAGCGAATGATACCGTTGTGAAAATGCTCTGGTATCGAAACAATGCTCTTGGTAAGCCTGAGAAGAAAAAGTTCATCAGCCGACTGAATGCATATCACGGCATCACGGCTGTTAGCGCCAGTCTGACAGGGCTTCCGGTTAATCAGCGTGGCTTTGACGTGCCGCTGCCCGGTTTCCATCATGTTAGCTGCCCGCATTTTTATCGTAATGGCCAGCCAGGTGAAACTGAAGAGCAGTTTGCAGATCGTATGGCTTCTGAACTGGAGAGTGTCATTCTCCGAGAAGGACCGGAAACTATCGCTGCCTTCTACGGCGAGCCGCTTATGGGCGCGGGTGGTGTTATTGTTCCTCCGCGCACCTATTGGGAGAAGATGCAGGCTGTTTGCCGAAAATATGACATTTTGATCGTTGCAGATGAGGTTATCTGTGGCTTCGGTCGTACAGGAAAGATGTTTGGCTGCGAGACATTTGGGATCCGGCCTGATGTTATGGTTATCTCCAAGCAGATGTCTTCCTCGTATCAACCGATCGCTGCAATCCTGATTAACGAGAAGGTATTTGAAGGGATTGCCGATCAGAGTAGCGCTTTGGGCACTCTGGGACACGGATTCACGGGCAGTGGCCATCCGGTTGCAAGCGCTGTTGCATTGGAAAACATTAAGATTATCCAAGAGCAAAACCTCGTTGAGCACGCTGCAGAAATGGGTGAGGTGCTACAAGCTAAATTGGCGGGCTTCGCGGATCACCCAATGGTAGGTGAGGTGCGTGGCTGTGGCTTGATTGCTGCAGTAGAACTGGTCGCAGATCGTAAGACTAAGGCCCCATTCGAAACCGTAGGACGGCTGGGCCGCTACTTGGCGGCTCGTGCTCAGGCGCATGGCATGATTACGCGGCCTATCGGTGATTCGATCGCTTTCTGCCCACCTTTGATTTCGACGAAACAAGAAATCCAGGAGATAGCAGATATCTTTGGTAAAGCGTTTGAGGACACCGAACGTTGGTTCAACCAAGGCGGCAAGTAA